GCCGATCTTGCGCTTTATCTCGCCAAACAGGGCGGGCGCGGGCGCGTCGCCTGTTTCGACAGCGGCCTTATGAAGGAAGAGCGCTACCGCCGTCAGATCGAGCGCGAGCTGCGCGGCGCCATTCTGATGAACGAGCTCGAAATCCATTATCAGCCGATCCATGGCCTGACCGATGGCCGCATCAGCAGTCTCGAGGCTCTGGTGCGCTGGCGCCACCCGGTGCGCGGCCTGATCTCGCCGGCCGATTTCATTCCGATCGCCGAACGCTCATCCCTGATCGAGAAGCTCGGCGACTGGGTGTTCGCCCGCGTCTGTGCCGACGCCGCACACTGGCCGGGGCTGAAGGTCTCGATCAATGTCTCGCCGGTTCAGCTCAAGGCGCGCGGCTTTCTCGACATGGTGAAGAAATGCCTCCTCGCGACCGGCTGCAGTCCGCAGAACATCGCCATCGAGATCACCGAAGGCGTCATCATGGATGAGATGGCGGGGCAGGCCGAACATTTGCGCGAACTCCGCGCGCTGGGCATCGGCATCTGGCTCGACGATTTCGGCTCGGGCTATTCGGGCCTTTCCTATCTGCGCGATTTTCCCATCGATGTGATCAAGATCGACAAGGGGCTGGTGCAGGACATGGCGTCGAACCATGCCAACCGCGTCTTCGTCTCGGCCATCGCCCAGCTCGGGCACGGGCTCGACCGGCAGGTCGTCGCGGAAGGTATCGAAACCGAGGCCGATCTGACGTTGGCGCGCGCCGCGGGCTGCTCGCATGCGCAGGGCTATCATTTCGCCCGGCCGATGGCCGCGAAAGACATTGCCGCCTATGCCGGGTTCGGGGCGAGCATCCGCGCCGCCTGAGCGGCGCGGTTTCTCTCTTTCTTAAAGCGCGTTAAGCCGCCTGGCCTGCTGCGGGCGGCGGGATATTGGCGCCTTCGGCGGCGTACTGGTTCAGCTTGTTGCGCAGCGTGCGGATGGAAATGCCAAGGATATTCGCGGCATGCGTCCGGTTGCCGAGACAGTGATTCAACGTATCGAGGATCAGCGCCCGCTCGACCGTTTCGACGGTCAGGCCGACGAGAGACCGCGTCGCCGCCTCGGCGGCAAGGGCCGCCTGCTGGGCCGGGCCGGAATGCGCGTCCATGCGGGCGCCGTCCGGCGAGCGGATGTAGTCGACACCGATTTCCGGGCCATTCGCCAGAAGCACGGCGCGATGCATGGTATTTTCGAGTTCGCGGACATTGCCCGGGAAGCGGGCACGGGCGAGTTCCTTCTGCGCATCCGCGGAGATCGGCCGGTAGGGCAGGCCGTTGGCCTCGGCGAATTTTTTTGCGAAATGATCCGACAGCAGCGCGATGTCCGCCGGGCGTTCGCGCAGCGGCGGGATTTTTAGATTCATCACATTGAGGCGGTAGAGCAGATCCTCGCGGAAGGTGCCCTTCTTGACCTCTTCGGCCAGATTGCGGTTCGACGTCGCCAGAATGCGGATATTGACCGGCACCGGACGCTGGCCGCCGACGCGGTCGATCACGCGTTCCTGTATGGCGCGCAGCAGCTTGGCCTGGAGCCTTGCATCCATTTCTGAAATTTCGTCGAGCAGCAGCGTGCCGCCATCGGCCTCTTCGAACTTGCCGATGCGCCGGGCAACTGCGCCGGTGAACGAGCCCTTCTCATGGCCGAAGAGTTCGGACTCGAGCAGCTGTTCGGGAATGGCCGCGCAGTTGACCGAGATGAACGCCGCATGCGCCCGGTTGGAGCGATTGTGGATGTAGCGCGCCAGAACTTCCTTGCCCGTGCCGCTCTCGCCGGTGATCAGGACCGAGGCGTCGGATTTGGCGATCTGCGCCGCCATATCGACGACGACTTTCATCGCCTCGTCCTTGAAGACGATCTCGTGGCGGTCTTCGGCCACAGCCGCGAGGACAGCCGCGATCAGTTCGGGATCGGGCGGCAGGGGGATGTATTCTTTGGCGCCGGCATGGATCGCCGCGACCGCCGCTTTCGCATCGTTCTCGATGCCGCAGGCGACGAGCGGAACATGGATGCGTTCTTCTTCGAGGGCGCGGACCAGTTCTCTGATCGGTTGGCCCACATCGACCATCAGAAGGTCGGCGCCGCGTCCGGCGCGCAGCACCCGGAGGCACTGCTCGACATTCTCGGCGTGGGTGACCTTGGCGCCGCGATCCATAGCGATCTTGGTCGCCTGCGTGAGCTGGCCCGAAAGGGTTCCGACGATCATGAGCCGCATGGCTCTTACTCCTCAGTTGGAGGCGGCGCTCAGCGCTCGCTCTTGATGATTTCCGTCATGGTTACGCCCAGCTTCTCTTCGACGAGGACGACCTCGCCGCGCGCCACAAGGCGGTCGTTCACATAGATGTCGATCGCCTCACCGACCCGGCGATCGAGTTCGAGCACGGTGCCGGGGCGCATATTCATCAGCTCGCCGACTTCGAGCTTGGTGCGGCCGAGCACCGCCGAGACGGAGACGGGAACGTCGAAAACCGCTTCGAGATCGTCGGCGGTCTTCGGTCCGCTATTGTCTTCCGTCGGGCCGCCCGGGGGCTGCGCCTCCAGATCGGGAAGCGGAAGATCATCGCTCATCACTTATCTCCTTGCGCGGCCGAGGTCTCGACCGACGCGATATGATTATGAATCGTTCGTTCAATCGCCTGTTCGATGACGGCGCGTTCGCGCACGACACCGCCATCGGCCCATTCGAGACGCACATCGCCCGGCGCAATTTCGGGCTCGCCGAGAATGATGAGCTTGCCGGCAAAGCCGCGTTCGGCCGCCAGTGCGCCGAGATGGGCTTTGACGTCATCGACAAGGCTCTCATGCACGCGCACGGCGACATGCGGGGCGGTGCGGGCTTCGGAGAAGCATTCGCGCACCGCGCTTTCGATGGCGGACGCCGGGTAGCGGCCGATGGCGTGGCCCGCGAGCTTGCGCGCCAGCTCGAGCGCAAGCTCGATGGCTTCGATCTCCTGCGCCATCGCGCGCGCATCGGAACGGGCGATCTCGAGTGAAACCTGCACCGCGAGCTTTTCGAGCGCGGAGGCGATGCGCGAAGGCTGCTGGTCGAGCGCTTCGGCGCGCCCTTCGGCGAAACCGGATTTGAAGGCGCGCTGCTCGGCTTCGGAAATCTCCGCGAGATGGCGCGACATCGGCACCATTTCTTCGCTGCGGCGGCGGCCGTCGAAGTCGCGATCGAAGAGGAAGGGTTTGGCGCCGATCATCAGAACACCAGCTCGTCGTCGCCGCGGTTTTTGGTAATGAGGATTTCGCCCTTGGCGGCGAGATCTTTCGCGACCGCTACCATGTGCGACTGCGCCTCATCCACATCGCGCAGGCGCACGGGGCCCATGGCCTGCATATCGTCCTGCAGCATCTTGCCGGCGCGCTGCGACATATGGCCGAGGAAGAAGTCGCGGACCGATTGCGTCGCGCCCTTGAGCGCGACCGTGAGACGGTCGCGCGCCACATTGCGCAGCAGCGTCTGCACCGAGGCGGTGTCGAGGCGCATCAGGTCGTCGAAGGTGAACATCAGCGCCTTGATGCGTTCGGCGCTGTCGCGGTTTTCTTCTTCGAGCGCGGTCAGGAAACGCGTTTCCGTCTGGCGGTCGAAGGCGTTGAAGATTTCCGCGATCATTTCGTGCGCGTCGCGGCGGCTCGTCTGCGAAAGGTTGGACATGAATTCGGTGCGCAGCGTTTCTTCGACGCGCTCGATGATGTCCTTCTGCACGCTCTCGATGGTCAGCATGCGCTTGACGACGTCGAGCGCAAACTCGTCGGGCAGTATCGCAAGAACGCGTGCCGCATGTTCGGGCCGGATCTTCGACAGCACGACGGCGACGGTCTGCGGGTATTCGTTCTTCAGATAATTGGCGAGAACCTGTTCCTGAACGT
Above is a window of Terrihabitans soli DNA encoding:
- a CDS encoding putative bifunctional diguanylate cyclase/phosphodiesterase, with the protein product MDLTVYDRRALRVRWVLALGLISTSLFWYLADFHPELLGISDAEWFAPALMLVFMAGFGGYANGLIRELRSHATEHHRKSEEARLLARIDPLTKILNRATFLDDLNAKIRTAQTGAPVALFVVDLDRFKAMNDIFGHAFGDAVLKRVGHVLGREVGVENAGRLGGDEFAFMLTGAVSQSICETVGNRVLEALNEAVTVSGRSVQIEASIGVAWSPEHDIDRLDLMGCADLALYLAKQGGRGRVACFDSGLMKEERYRRQIERELRGAILMNELEIHYQPIHGLTDGRISSLEALVRWRHPVRGLISPADFIPIAERSSLIEKLGDWVFARVCADAAHWPGLKVSINVSPVQLKARGFLDMVKKCLLATGCSPQNIAIEITEGVIMDEMAGQAEHLRELRALGIGIWLDDFGSGYSGLSYLRDFPIDVIKIDKGLVQDMASNHANRVFVSAIAQLGHGLDRQVVAEGIETEADLTLARAAGCSHAQGYHFARPMAAKDIAAYAGFGASIRAA
- a CDS encoding sigma-54 interaction domain-containing protein yields the protein MRLMIVGTLSGQLTQATKIAMDRGAKVTHAENVEQCLRVLRAGRGADLLMVDVGQPIRELVRALEEERIHVPLVACGIENDAKAAVAAIHAGAKEYIPLPPDPELIAAVLAAVAEDRHEIVFKDEAMKVVVDMAAQIAKSDASVLITGESGTGKEVLARYIHNRSNRAHAAFISVNCAAIPEQLLESELFGHEKGSFTGAVARRIGKFEEADGGTLLLDEISEMDARLQAKLLRAIQERVIDRVGGQRPVPVNIRILATSNRNLAEEVKKGTFREDLLYRLNVMNLKIPPLRERPADIALLSDHFAKKFAEANGLPYRPISADAQKELARARFPGNVRELENTMHRAVLLANGPEIGVDYIRSPDGARMDAHSGPAQQAALAAEAATRSLVGLTVETVERALILDTLNHCLGNRTHAANILGISIRTLRNKLNQYAAEGANIPPPAAGQAA
- the fliN gene encoding flagellar motor switch protein FliN — translated: MSDDLPLPDLEAQPPGGPTEDNSGPKTADDLEAVFDVPVSVSAVLGRTKLEVGELMNMRPGTVLELDRRVGEAIDIYVNDRLVARGEVVLVEEKLGVTMTEIIKSER
- a CDS encoding FliH/SctL family protein translates to MIGAKPFLFDRDFDGRRRSEEMVPMSRHLAEISEAEQRAFKSGFAEGRAEALDQQPSRIASALEKLAVQVSLEIARSDARAMAQEIEAIELALELARKLAGHAIGRYPASAIESAVRECFSEARTAPHVAVRVHESLVDDVKAHLGALAAERGFAGKLIILGEPEIAPGDVRLEWADGGVVRERAVIEQAIERTIHNHIASVETSAAQGDK
- the fliG gene encoding flagellar motor switch protein FliG, with product MALPAHLAPAKKTMNGASRAAMLMLALGEEHGAGIWKQLDDDEIRDISHAMSTLGTIDAENVETMMVEFVSKMSTTGALMGNFDSTERILGGFLPKDRVTQIMEEIRGPAGRNMWEKLSNVQEQVLANYLKNEYPQTVAVVLSKIRPEHAARVLAILPDEFALDVVKRMLTIESVQKDIIERVEETLRTEFMSNLSQTSRRDAHEMIAEIFNAFDRQTETRFLTALEEENRDSAERIKALMFTFDDLMRLDTASVQTLLRNVARDRLTVALKGATQSVRDFFLGHMSQRAGKMLQDDMQAMGPVRLRDVDEAQSHMVAVAKDLAAKGEILITKNRGDDELVF